The genomic region ccgagcatggtagtacccattcatcactagttacgagtaccgagcatggtagtgctcgctcattactagttacgagtacccgagcatggtagtgcctgctcatcactagttacgagtaccgagcacctgagcatggtagtgcccgctcatcactagttacgagtacagagcacccgagcatggtagtgcactgctggctcatcactagttaccagtatcgagtccccgagcatggtagtgcccgctcatcactagttaccagtatcaagtccccgagcatggtagtgctcgctcatcactagttaccagtatcgagtccctgagcatagtagtgctcgctcatcactagttaccagtatcgagtccccgagcatggtagtgctcgctcatcactagttaccagtatcgagtccctgagcatagtagtgctcgctcatcattcttttttttgtaaagtccaacAACAACAATTCCTACCTAGAGAAGACGACCGTCGCTGGCCACTCCTCGATGATAATTTCCTGGTCGGTTGGTTGAGGCGGATCTCCTTGAAGATGGTTTGGGATATAATAAGCCACCGTCACCGATCGTGTGAGTCCTGTCCTCGCTTCATCCGTGTGCACTGTTGTCAGAATTGGGATTGTCATGCCCATGTAGACGCCTAAGAGCAAAAAAAGTCCAACAAAGCTACCTATGAACAAGGCCCAGAGTGAGGACCACCTGGCGTTATCACTCTTGCGGCAGAAGATGTCTTACCAGAGGAGTTTTGTTCACAGATGTATCTCATGAGCTTCATGAACCCCATGCATATACTCTGCTCATACCGCTCTTCTTTCATTTTGATGCACGCCCACTTGGCTTTTCCATACTGCCTTTTCTCGTACATCACTTCTCCGCACTGTTGGGAAAAAAAGGGCTTAAATGCTGTTGACTCCTGTAGCATCACGGCGGTGTCTTCTAAAGAGTAGGACAAACTGGTGCATGGagagagagctgtcaatcaggtttttttggaggggggggtgTCTGCATTTCATTGTCTCATAATATAATTGTTTTGCTTACCAAGACCCGCCGTAAAATGGATTACTTCACCAGGACTACCCATTTTTAATGTTCCCTATTATCATGATCTCGCATCTAAAAGGGGTTTTCCCCTGCTATGCATTGGATACCAATACCAGGTCGTCGGGGGGTCTgacacctgccccccccccccccccccccccgataagcTGTTACCACTTCTGGCAGCTGGTGGTAACAGTATTTAATTTTAATAGGAGCCGAGCTGCAGTTCACAGCATCTGCCACTAGGCGGTGTCGTTCAAGGTTTGCATCCGACCACCAGAGCTGACAACTTCTCATCTGTGGAGTCCATAGGATCAGAAGCTTTGATGAACCCCATTAAGTGGCTCCCACCGTCCATGTGTTATTTGGTGGTCCACGGATTTGAAATATTTCGCCAGGAGCCAAACccaccaccaatctgatattaaaggggttgtccatcagcTTGTCATTGTCTACCACAATCGGGTGAGTAGACTAGTGTGTCATTGGAGTAACGTTTGATGCTACGCGATTTGTCACCCGACCGCCGCAGACGAGCTCTGAATTCCAAAACAGACCACCAGAGCGGCGTGAGTAAGCCCCCGTTTTATTATTTTGAATCACTACTT from Anomaloglossus baeobatrachus isolate aAnoBae1 unplaced genomic scaffold, aAnoBae1.hap1 Scaffold_5064, whole genome shotgun sequence harbors:
- the LOC142282324 gene encoding heme-binding protein 2-like; its protein translation is CGEVMYEKRQYGKAKWACIKMKEERYEQSICMGFMKLMRYICEQNSSGVYMGMTIPILTTVHTDEARTGLTRSVTVAYYIPNHLQGDPPQPTDQEIIIEEWPATVVFSRAFTGATNEESIMQEISLLAELLESPELCLQDTFIIAGYTNPAAANRRNEIWFLQRP